From Brassica oleracea var. oleracea cultivar TO1000 chromosome C3, BOL, whole genome shotgun sequence, a single genomic window includes:
- the LOC106333713 gene encoding F-box/kelch-repeat protein At4g38940-like gives MAKEEHSSQTPSLITSLPQDAIVDIFARMSRFDYPTLSLVCKHFRSIVTSPEIFTRRALLGRTEHCLYVVLCLQNRTRIYILRKNKTNGDTSLVLIPSLPAMPMYLNFVAAGSRIYAFARKSDYEMMTLSIGCGSHSVQPFPSMPTHLNLIVAGIIEGRIYGVGCRFSSEEWERVMVVFDTKTQVWEPGMISVMKEGFMCGCVVMADKIYTRDYANTFVYDPKENKWEKDEMLNLHKWENACVVDDVLYYLDCNEKELRAYDGKQSCWQVVKGLEALLPETRRRKEWSQTVNYDGKLALFYPKENCEIWCAEILLETRKGGEIWGTVECCRHLVTSQSCFMKALDVVV, from the coding sequence ATGGCAAAGGAGGAGCACTCCTCCCAAACACCGTCTCTGATTACGTCACTTCCCCAAGACGCCATCGTTGACATCTTTGCCCGTATGTCGAGATTCGACTATCCAACACTCTCCCTAGTTTGCAAGCACTTCCGGTCAATAGTAACGTCGCCAGAGATATTCACAAGACGAGCCTTGTTGGGACGCACGGAGCACTGTCTCTATGTTGTTCTATGTTTGCAGAACCGTACGCGTATTTATATTCTCCGCAAGAACAAAACCAACGGCGATACCTCTTTGGTCTTGATCCCGTCGCTTCCTGCTATGCCTATGTATCTAAACTTCGTAGCAGCGGGGTCGAGGATATACGCGTTTGCTCGGAAGAGCGATTACGAAATGATGACATTAAGCATTGGCTGTGGATCTCACAGCGTGCAACCCTTCCCTAGTATGCCTACACACCTGAATCTTATAGTGGCTGGCATCATAGAGGGGAGAATCTACGGAGTTGGATGTCGCTTTTCTTCGGAGGAGTGGGAGAGGGTGATGGTGGTGTTCGATACAAAAACACAAGTGTGGGAGCCTGGGATGATATCAGTAATGAAGGAGGGTTTTATGTGTGGTTGTGTGGTGATGGCTGACAAGATTTACACGAGGGATTATGCTAACACCTTTGTTTACGATCCAAAGGAGAATAAATGGGAAAAGGACGAGATGCTGAATCTACACAAGTGGGAAAATGCGTGTGTTGTTGATGACGTGTTGTACTACTTAGATTGTAATGAGAAAGAGTTAAGGGCGTATGATGGAAAGCAGAGTTGTTGGCAAGTGGTGAAAGGTTTGGAAGCATTGTTGCCCGAGACGAGAAGAAGAAAAGAGTGGTCACAGACTGTGAATTACGATGGGAAACTGGCTTTGTTTTATCCTAAAGAAAACTGTGAAATTTGGTGCGCGGAGATTTTGCTGGAAACACGTAAAGGAGGGGAGATTTGGGGTACTGTTGAGTGTTGCCGTCATCTCGTGACTTCGCAATCATGCTTTATGAAAGCTCTAGATGTTGTTGTCTGA
- the LOC106334837 gene encoding ubiquitin-activating enzyme E1 1-like, whose protein sequence is MLHKRFVANENTDQIQTITSDSAPIKKLRSDTTDSASDSSSIPAPGSSSGDRAVVHMAFGNSNRHEIDEDLHSRQLAVYGRETMRRLFASNVLISGMHGLGAEIAKNLILAGVKSVTLHDESVVELWDLSSNFVFSEGDIGKNRADASVNKLQDLNNAVAVSSLTSSLTKEQLSGFEVVVFSDISLEKAIEFNDYCHSHQPPIAFVKADVRGLFGSVFCDFGPEFAVLDVDGEEPHTGIIASISNENQAFISCVDDERLEFEDGDLVVFSEVEGMTELNDGKPRKIKSARPYSFTLEEDTTGYGTYVKGGIVTQVKQPKLLNFKPLREALKDPGDFLFGDFAKFDRPPLLHLAFQALDRFTSEAGRFPVAGSEEDAQQLISIATSINTGQGDLKVDNLDHKLLRHFSFGAKAVLNPMAAMFGGIVGQEVVKACSGKFHPLFQFFYFDSVESLPSEPLDSSDVAPRNSRYDAQISVFGAKFQQKLEDAKVFTVGSGALGCEFLKNMALMGVSCGSQGKLTVTDDDIIEKSNLSRQFLFRDWNIGQAKSTVAASAAAAINPKFNIEALQNRVGAETENVFDDAFWENLTVVVNALDNVNARLYVDSRCLYFQKPLLESGTLGAKCNTQMVIPHRTENYGASRDPPEKQAPMCTVHSFPHNIDHCLTWARSEFEGLLEKTPAEVNAYLSSPVEYTNSMMSAGDAQARDTLERIVECLEKEKCEDFQDCLTWARLRFEDYFVNRVKQLIYTFPEDAATSTGAPFWSAPKRFPRPLQYSSSDPSLLNFITATAILRAETFGIPVPEWTKSPKEAAEAIDRVIVPDFEPRKDAKIVTDEKATTLTTASVDDAAVINDLIAKLEQCRHNLSPDFRMKPIQFEKDDDTNYHMDVIAGLANMRARNYSIPEVDKLKAKFIAGRIIPAIATSTAMATGLVCLELYKVLDGGHKVEAYRNTFANLALPLFSMAEPVPPKVVKHRDMAWTVWDRWVLKGNPTLREVLKWLEEKGLSAYSISCGSCLLFNSMFPRHKERMDKKVVDLARDIAKVELPPYRHHLDVVVACEDEDDNDVDIPLVSIYFR, encoded by the exons ATGCTTCACAAGCGATTCGTTGCTAACGAAAACACCGATCAAATTCAAACCATCACTTCCGATTCAGCACCGATCAAGAAACTCCGTTCCGATACCACCGATTCCGCGTCTGATAGCTCTTCGATTCCAGCTCCCGGCAGCAGTAGCGGCGATAGAGCCGTCGTCCACATGGCGTTTGGCAATTCGAACCGTCACGAGATCGATGAAGATCTCCACAGCAGGCAGCTCGCCGTCTACGGACGCGAGACCATGAGGCGTCTCTTCGCTTCCAACGTCCTCATCTCCGGGATGCACGGCCTCGGCGCTGAGATCG CCAAGAATCTGATTCTTGCTGGTGTGAAGTCTGTGACGCTGCACGATGAGAGTGTGGTGGAGCTGTGGGACTTGTCTAGCAACTTCGTTTTCTCTGAGGGTGATATTGGCAAGAATAGGGCTGATGCTTCTGTAAACAAGTTGCAGGATCTTAACAATGCTGTGGCTGTCTCTAGCTTGACCTCAAGCTTGACGAAAGAGCAGCTCTCTGGTTTTGAG GTTGTTGTGTTCTCTGACATAAGCTTGGAAAAAGCAATCGAGTTTAATGACTACTGCCACAGCCATCAGCCTCCTATTGCTTTTGTTAAGGCTGATGTCAGGGGTCTTTTTGGCTCCGTCTTTTGTGATTTTGGGCCTGAATTTGCAGTTCTCGATGTTGATGGAGAGGAACCACATACGGGCATCATTGCCTCTATCTCTAATGAGAACCAGGCATTTATTTCTTGTGTTGACGATGAGAGGCTTGAATTTGAAGATGGCGACCTAGTCGTTTTCTCTGAAGTTGAGGGTATGACGGAACTGAATGATGGGAAACCAAGGAAGATAAAAAGTGCACGGCCATATTCATTCACACTCGAAGAGGACACCACTGGCTATGGAACATATGTGAAGGGTGGGATTGTCACTCAGGTGAAACAGCCGAAGTTGCTGAATTTCAAGCCATTGAGGGAAGCTCTTAAAGATCCAGGGGATTTTCTATTTGGTGATTTCGCCAAGTTTGACCGGCCTCCACTCCTTCATTTAGCATTCCAGGCACTTGATCGGTTTACATCTGAAGCTGGTAGATTTCCTGTTGCTGGCTCGGAAGAGGACGCTCAGCAGCTTATATCCATTGCCACATCCATCAACACTGGGCAGGGTGATTTAAAGGTGGACAATCTTGACCATAAGCTTCTACGACACTTCTCCTTTGGAGCCAAGGCTGTCCTCAATCCCATGGCTGCAATGTTCGGCGGTATTGTTGGACAGGAGGTTGTCAAAGCTTGCTCTGGAAAATTTCATCCCCTCTTTCAG TTTTTCTACTTTGATTCAGTGGAGTCACTCCCTTCTGAACCTCTGGATTCCAGTGACGTTGCACCAAGGAACAGCCGGTATGATGCCCAAATATCTGTTTTTGGGGCTAAGTTCCAACAGAAACTAGAAGATGCTAAAGTTTTCACAGTAGGGTCCGGTGCACTTGGCTGCGAGTTTTTGAAAAATATGGCTCTTATGGGAGTTTCTTGTGGAAGCCAAGGGAAACTAACAGTGACAGATGATGATATAATCGAGAAGAGTAACCTCAGTCGCCAGTTTCTGTTCCGTGACTGGAACATTGGACAGGCTAAATCCACAGTTGCTGCTTCCGCTGCGGCAGCTATAAATCCCAAGTTCAACATCGAGGCCCTGCAAAACCGTGTTGGTGCTGAGACGGAAAATGTATTTGATGATGCCTTCTGGGAGAACTTAACTGTTGTCGTCAATGCACTGGATAATGTCAATGCGAGGCTCTATGTTGACTCTAGGTGCTTGTATTTCCAGAAGCCTCTCCTTGAGTCCGGGACTCTTGGTGCAAAGTGCAACACGCAGATGGTTATTCCACATCGAACTGAAAATTACGGTGCCTCTAGGGACCCACCAGAGAAACAGGCCCCCATGTGTACAGTGCACTCGTTTCCGCATAACATTGATCACTGTTTAACTTGGGCTCGCTCTGAGTTTGAGGGTCTGCTCGAGAAGACTCCCGCTGAAGTGAATGCATATCTCTCTAGCCCGGTTGAGTACACTAACTCAATGATGAGTGCTGGTGATGCTCAGGCAAGAGACACATTGGAGAGGATTGTTGAGTGCCTTGAAAAGGAGAAGTGTGAGGACTTCCAAGATTGCTTAACCTGGGCTCGACTCAG GTTTGAGGATTACTTTGTTAACCGTGTGAAGCAATTGATATACACATTTCCTGAAGATGCTGCGACAAGTACCGGAGCTCCATTTTGGTCTGCTCCAAAAAGATTCCCACGTCCGCTCCAGTACTCCTCTTCCGACCCAAGCCTCCTTAACTTCATTACGGCGACTGCTATTTTAAGAGCAGAGACATTTGGGATCCCTGTACCCGAGTGGACCAAAAGCCCAAAGGAAGCAGCTGAAGCTATCGACAGAGTGATAGTCCCAGACTTTGAGCCAAGGAAAGATGCAAAAATTGTAACTGATGAGAAAGCCACCACTCTAACCACTGCTTCGGTGGACGATGCTGCAGTCATCAACGACCTCATTGCTAAGCTTGAGCAGTGTAGGCATAACTTGTCTCCTGATTTTAGGATGAAACCAATTCAGTTCGAAAAG GACGATGATACAAACTATCACATGGACGTGATAGCGGGTCTAGCCAACATGAGGGCGAGGAACTACAGCATACCTGAAGTAGACAAGCTGAAAGCAAAGTTCATTGCGGGGAGAATCATCCCAGCCATTGCGACCTCAACAGCCATGGCCACTGGTCTGGTCTGCCTCGAGCTGTACAAGGTTCTCGACGGAGGACACAAAGTGGAAGCCTACAGGAACACATTTGCCAACCTGGCGCTTCCGCTCTTCTCAATGGCCGAGCCGGTTCCGCCAAAGGTGGTGAAGCACCGCGACATGGCTTGGACCGTTTGGGACAGATGGGTGCTAAAAGGAAACCCGACACTGCGCGAGGTGTTGAAGTGGCTGGAGGAGAAAGGGCTTAGCGCGTACAGCATATCTTGTGGAAGCTGTCTTCTGTTCAACAGTATGTTCCCGAGGCACAAGGAGAGGATGGACAAGAAGGTAGTTGATCTCGCTAGGGATATAGCTAAAGTGGAGTTGCCTCCTTACCGCCACCATCTTGATGTAGTGGTGGCTTGTGAGGATGAAGATGACAATGACGTCGATATTCCTCTCGTCTCCATCTACTTCAGGTGA